Proteins from one Natrinema salinisoli genomic window:
- a CDS encoding DMT family transporter has translation MSRYLDAGLFLLLAVLWGFSFPAISVGLEHLPPLLFAAARYDIAAVLLLTAAALTVDDWRPTARNDLAAIAGGGVFLIAGNGLLFLGQQTVPSGVAAILQGLVPIVTALWAIPLLGERLSPLGAVGAAIGFLGVGLVIQPDPGNLLAGGTGARLLIVGQVCSVALGGVLIQRAGPTIDRLPLVGWSMLVGGLVLHTVSLGTNELPTADMIGPVSIGALLYLGVFATAIAFLIYFRVLEEHGAFEAALIGYLVPIVATVASVFLLDETIGLLTVAGFGLVAVGFALLKRRAIADAVGFSTGVGSP, from the coding sequence ATGTCTCGATACCTCGATGCGGGGCTCTTCCTGCTGCTCGCCGTCCTGTGGGGGTTCTCGTTCCCCGCGATTTCGGTCGGTCTCGAGCACCTCCCCCCGCTGCTCTTCGCGGCCGCCCGGTACGACATCGCGGCGGTCCTGTTGCTGACCGCGGCGGCCCTCACGGTCGACGACTGGCGGCCGACCGCGCGAAACGATCTGGCGGCTATCGCGGGCGGCGGCGTATTCCTCATCGCCGGCAACGGCCTCCTCTTTCTCGGCCAGCAGACGGTCCCGAGCGGCGTCGCTGCCATCTTGCAGGGGCTGGTCCCGATCGTCACCGCGCTGTGGGCGATCCCGCTGCTGGGCGAGCGGCTCTCTCCGCTGGGGGCCGTCGGCGCGGCGATCGGCTTTCTGGGCGTCGGCCTCGTGATCCAGCCCGATCCCGGGAACCTCCTCGCCGGCGGGACCGGCGCTCGATTGCTCATCGTCGGACAGGTTTGCAGCGTCGCCCTCGGCGGCGTTCTGATCCAGCGGGCCGGCCCGACCATCGACCGGCTGCCGCTGGTCGGCTGGTCGATGCTCGTCGGCGGGCTCGTCTTGCACACCGTCAGCCTCGGAACCAACGAGTTGCCGACCGCCGATATGATCGGTCCCGTCTCGATCGGCGCCCTGCTCTACCTCGGAGTCTTCGCGACCGCCATCGCGTTCCTGATCTACTTCCGGGTGCTCGAGGAACACGGCGCGTTCGAGGCGGCGCTGATCGGCTACCTGGTGCCGATCGTGGCGACGGTCGCGAGTGTCTTCCTGCTCGACGAGACGATCGGGCTGCTCACCGTCGCCGGCTTCGGGCTGGTCGCCGTCGGCTTCGCCTTGCTCAAGCGGCGCGCGATCGCCGATGCGGTTGGGTTCTCCACGGGCGTCGGAAGTCCCTGA
- a CDS encoding HalOD1 output domain-containing protein: MHPALATALRRIAAREGCDRSALPPLYDAVDPEALTAVLESNGNVSVRFAYGDYRIELGPDPDEVTVINGAQ; encoded by the coding sequence ATGCATCCAGCACTCGCCACGGCACTGAGACGTATCGCGGCCCGTGAGGGCTGCGATCGATCGGCCTTGCCGCCGCTGTACGACGCCGTCGATCCCGAGGCGCTGACCGCCGTCCTCGAGTCGAACGGGAACGTCTCTGTTCGCTTCGCGTACGGCGACTACCGCATCGAACTCGGCCCCGATCCCGACGAGGTGACGGTGATCAACGGGGCTCAGTAA
- a CDS encoding DUF7344 domain-containing protein — MNTLDTVFDLLSDERRRYVLYYLHEQSGPVSVDKLAETIRTWEDDPPTQNVLEGVDALKVELQHRHLPKTAEVEFVQYQPEQGVIQVEGTSPEIDALVTIARVIEQPEDS; from the coding sequence GTGAACACGTTAGATACTGTTTTCGATCTCCTCAGTGATGAACGACGGAGATACGTCCTCTACTATCTACACGAACAAAGCGGCCCAGTGTCGGTAGATAAACTTGCTGAAACTATTCGAACTTGGGAAGACGATCCACCAACACAGAATGTTCTGGAGGGAGTTGATGCCCTGAAGGTCGAGCTCCAGCACCGCCACCTACCAAAAACGGCTGAAGTTGAATTCGTTCAGTACCAGCCCGAACAGGGAGTTATTCAAGTAGAAGGCACCTCCCCAGAGATTGACGCACTCGTTACGATCGCCAGAGTCATCGAGCAACCAGAAGATAGCTAA
- a CDS encoding retinitis pigmentosa GTPase regulator-like protein: protein MTHGAADQAQKGGQKVAEKTEGTTENVANQIRKSSEGVSDQIEGGSKQIGEMVEESGEEAAEMLKGAGEILEEAGKKLEEGSEEAGEMVEESGEETAEAVEEGGDEVGGTLRDDDEETGEMIEEEEEDGGDAREKMGKRGRNSRNN from the coding sequence ATGACCCACGGTGCGGCTGATCAAGCCCAGAAGGGTGGTCAAAAAGTAGCAGAAAAGACGGAGGGGACGACGGAGAACGTCGCCAATCAAATTAGAAAGTCCAGCGAGGGAGTCAGCGATCAGATCGAAGGGGGAAGTAAACAGATCGGTGAGATGGTCGAAGAAAGTGGTGAAGAGGCAGCTGAGATGCTCAAAGGGGCGGGTGAAATTCTCGAAGAGGCGGGCAAGAAGCTCGAAGAAGGTAGTGAGGAAGCCGGCGAGATGGTCGAAGAAAGTGGTGAGGAGACAGCTGAAGCTGTCGAAGAAGGTGGCGATGAAGTAGGCGGGACGCTACGAGACGACGATGAGGAGACTGGTGAAATGATCGAAGAAGAAGAAGAGGATGGTGGGGACGCGAGAGAAAAGATGGGGAAAAGGGGAAGAAACAGTCGAAATAACTGA
- the leuD gene encoding 3-isopropylmalate dehydratase small subunit, whose protein sequence is MTDEVEIPEVNYVAGSGVPIRGNDIDTDQIIPARFMKVVTFDGLGEFAFFDLRFDDDDNQKEHPFNEERYQDSSVLVVNSNFGCGSSREHAPQALMRWGIDAIIGESFAEIFAGNCLALGIPTVTADSETIEALQDWVDENPDGEIDIDVEAEEVTYGDTTIDVTVDDAQRKALVDGVWDTTALMKSNAGAVRDKARELPYVDDAAIPDAE, encoded by the coding sequence GTGACGGACGAAGTCGAGATTCCGGAAGTCAACTACGTCGCCGGCTCGGGCGTCCCGATCCGCGGCAACGACATCGACACCGACCAGATCATCCCGGCGCGGTTCATGAAGGTCGTCACCTTCGACGGACTGGGCGAGTTCGCGTTCTTCGATCTGCGGTTCGACGACGACGATAACCAGAAGGAGCACCCCTTCAACGAGGAACGCTATCAGGACTCCTCGGTACTGGTCGTCAACTCGAACTTCGGCTGTGGCTCCTCCCGCGAGCACGCGCCCCAGGCGCTGATGCGTTGGGGAATCGACGCGATCATCGGCGAGAGCTTCGCCGAGATCTTCGCGGGCAACTGTCTGGCGCTCGGCATCCCGACCGTCACGGCCGACAGCGAGACGATCGAGGCCCTGCAAGACTGGGTCGACGAGAACCCCGACGGCGAGATCGACATCGACGTCGAGGCCGAAGAAGTGACCTACGGCGACACGACGATCGACGTCACCGTCGACGACGCCCAGCGCAAGGCCCTCGTCGACGGCGTCTGGGACACGACGGCGCTGATGAAGTCCAACGCCGGCGCGGTCCGCGACAAGGCTCGAGAACTGCCCTACGTCGACGACGCGGCGATTCCCGACGCCGAATAG
- the leuC gene encoding 3-isopropylmalate dehydratase large subunit, protein MSTGTLYDKVWDRHKVTTLPTGQDQLFVGLHLIHEVTSPQAFGMLRERDLEVAFPKLTHATVDHIVPTADQSRPYKEDAAEEMMAELEENVREAGIDFSDPTTGDQGIVHVIGPEQGITQPGKTIVCGDSHTSTHGAFGALAFGIGTSQIRDVLATGTVAMEKQKVRKIQVDGELGDGVEAKDVILEIIRRLGTEGGVGYVYEYAGEAIEDLGMEGRMSICNMSIEGGARAGYVNPDETTYEWMKETDYFQENPEKFDELKPYWESIRSDADAEYDDVVHIDANELEPVVTWGTTPGQGIGISDPIPEPESLPKEKQDTARRAQEHMRVEPGETMEGYDIDVAFLGSCTNARLPDLRRAARIVEGREVDDDVRAMVVPGSQRVQKAAEEEGLKDTFEEAGFEWRNAGCSMCLGMNEDQLEGDEACASSSNRNFVGRQGSKDGRTVLMSPRMVAAAAITGEVSDVRDLKEVNLA, encoded by the coding sequence ATGAGCACGGGCACACTGTACGACAAGGTCTGGGATCGACACAAAGTCACCACGCTGCCGACCGGACAGGACCAGCTGTTCGTCGGCCTCCACCTCATCCACGAGGTGACCAGCCCGCAGGCCTTCGGCATGCTCCGCGAGCGCGACCTCGAGGTCGCCTTCCCGAAGCTGACCCACGCGACGGTCGACCACATCGTCCCGACGGCCGATCAGTCCCGTCCCTACAAAGAGGACGCGGCCGAGGAGATGATGGCCGAACTCGAGGAGAACGTCCGCGAGGCGGGCATCGACTTCTCGGACCCGACGACGGGCGATCAGGGGATCGTCCACGTCATCGGACCGGAGCAGGGGATCACCCAGCCCGGCAAGACGATCGTCTGCGGGGACTCCCACACCTCGACCCACGGTGCCTTCGGCGCGCTCGCCTTCGGCATCGGGACCTCCCAGATCCGCGACGTGCTCGCGACGGGCACCGTCGCCATGGAGAAACAGAAGGTCCGCAAGATCCAGGTCGACGGCGAACTCGGCGACGGCGTCGAAGCGAAGGACGTCATCCTCGAGATCATCCGCCGGCTCGGAACGGAAGGCGGCGTCGGCTACGTCTACGAGTACGCCGGCGAGGCCATCGAGGACCTCGGCATGGAAGGGCGGATGTCGATCTGTAACATGTCCATCGAGGGCGGCGCTCGCGCGGGCTACGTCAACCCCGACGAGACTACCTACGAGTGGATGAAGGAGACGGACTACTTCCAGGAGAACCCGGAGAAGTTCGACGAACTCAAGCCGTACTGGGAGTCCATTCGCTCCGACGCGGACGCCGAATACGACGACGTCGTCCACATCGACGCGAACGAGCTCGAGCCGGTCGTCACCTGGGGGACCACGCCCGGGCAGGGGATCGGCATCTCCGATCCGATCCCGGAGCCGGAGTCCCTTCCGAAAGAGAAGCAGGACACCGCTCGACGCGCACAGGAACACATGCGCGTCGAGCCCGGCGAGACGATGGAGGGCTACGATATCGACGTGGCCTTCCTCGGCTCCTGTACGAACGCCCGCCTGCCGGATCTGCGACGCGCCGCCCGGATCGTCGAGGGACGGGAAGTCGACGACGACGTCCGCGCGATGGTCGTCCCCGGTAGCCAGCGCGTCCAGAAAGCCGCCGAGGAGGAAGGCCTCAAGGACACCTTCGAGGAGGCCGGCTTCGAGTGGCGCAACGCCGGCTGTTCGATGTGTCTCGGCATGAACGAGGACCAGCTCGAGGGCGACGAGGCCTGTGCCTCCTCTTCGAACCGGAACTTCGTCGGCCGGCAGGGATCGAAGGATGGGCGGACCGTGCTGATGAGCCCCCGAATGGTCGCGGCCGCAGCGATTACCGGCGAAGTCTCTGACGTGCGCGACCTGAAGGAGGTGAACCTCGCGTGA
- the ilvC gene encoding ketol-acid reductoisomerase, translating into MTDEFTTDIYYDDDADVSTLDDDTVAVLGYGSQGHAHALNLHESGVDVVVGLREGSSSRSAAEADGLTVTTPADAVSQASYVSVLVPDTVQADVYENAIEPNLEAGDTLQFAHGLNIHYAQIEPPEDVDVTMVAPKSPGHLVRRNYENDEGTPGLLAVYQDTTGDADERALAYAKGIGCTRAGVIETTFQEEVESDLFGEQAVLCGGVTSLVKHGYETLVDAGYSPEIAYFECLNELKLIVDLMYEGGHAEMWDSVSDTAEYGGLSRGDRIVDENVRENMEETLEEIQNGEFTREWILENQAGRPSYNQLRQAEKNHEIEEVGERLRDLFAWAEEDETEDESESVEVQADD; encoded by the coding sequence ATGACTGACGAATTCACCACCGACATTTATTACGACGACGATGCGGACGTATCGACGCTCGACGACGACACCGTGGCCGTCCTCGGCTACGGGAGCCAGGGCCACGCCCACGCGCTGAACCTCCACGAGAGCGGGGTCGACGTGGTCGTCGGCCTTCGCGAGGGATCGTCCTCGCGATCGGCCGCCGAAGCGGACGGGCTGACGGTCACGACGCCGGCCGACGCGGTTTCCCAGGCGTCCTACGTCTCCGTGCTCGTGCCCGACACCGTGCAGGCGGACGTCTACGAGAACGCCATCGAGCCCAACCTCGAGGCCGGCGACACGCTGCAGTTCGCCCACGGGCTGAACATCCACTACGCCCAGATCGAGCCCCCGGAGGACGTCGACGTGACGATGGTCGCGCCCAAGAGTCCGGGCCACCTCGTCCGCCGGAACTACGAGAACGACGAGGGGACGCCGGGTCTGCTGGCCGTCTACCAGGACACGACGGGCGACGCGGACGAACGCGCCCTCGCGTACGCGAAGGGAATCGGCTGTACCCGTGCGGGCGTCATCGAGACGACCTTCCAGGAGGAGGTCGAGTCCGACCTCTTCGGCGAGCAGGCCGTCCTCTGTGGCGGCGTCACCTCGCTGGTCAAGCACGGCTACGAGACGCTCGTCGACGCCGGCTACTCGCCGGAGATCGCCTACTTCGAGTGTCTCAACGAGCTCAAGCTGATCGTCGATCTGATGTACGAAGGCGGCCACGCCGAGATGTGGGACTCCGTCTCCGACACCGCCGAATACGGCGGGCTGAGCCGGGGCGACCGCATCGTCGACGAGAACGTCCGGGAGAACATGGAGGAGACGCTCGAGGAGATTCAGAACGGCGAGTTCACGCGCGAGTGGATCCTCGAGAACCAGGCGGGTCGCCCGAGCTACAACCAGCTTCGGCAGGCCGAGAAGAACCACGAGATCGAGGAGGTCGGCGAACGACTGCGCGACCTGTTCGCGTGGGCCGAGGAGGACGAGACGGAAGACGAAAGCGAATCCGTCGAAGTGCAAGCGGACGACTGA
- the ilvN gene encoding acetolactate synthase small subunit yields MKRGLDGPEPEERPTPAGRRNKQGIRIDPEVEATHEPRRTVISALVEHEPGVLSDVSGLFSRRQFNIESLTVGPTEDEDRARITIVVEEPDPGIDQVEKQLRKLVAVISVRELEPDAMRRELALIKVNAERPDQVAAVADMYDGKTVDSSPETATIEVTGARQKIEAAIDTFSQFGVREISRTGTTALARGTDQTAASSTAQSADEANHERHHSQVADDD; encoded by the coding sequence ATGAAGCGCGGACTCGATGGCCCCGAACCCGAGGAGCGACCGACCCCCGCGGGACGGCGCAACAAGCAGGGCATTCGCATCGACCCCGAGGTCGAAGCGACCCACGAGCCCCGACGCACCGTCATCTCGGCGCTGGTCGAACACGAACCCGGCGTGCTCTCGGACGTCTCGGGACTGTTCTCGCGGCGACAGTTCAACATCGAGAGCCTGACCGTCGGCCCCACGGAAGACGAGGATCGCGCGCGAATCACGATCGTCGTCGAGGAACCCGATCCGGGGATCGATCAGGTCGAGAAACAACTCCGAAAGCTCGTGGCGGTCATCTCCGTGCGCGAGCTCGAGCCCGACGCGATGCGCCGGGAACTCGCGCTGATCAAGGTCAACGCCGAGCGCCCCGATCAGGTCGCCGCCGTCGCGGACATGTACGACGGCAAGACCGTCGACTCGAGTCCGGAGACGGCGACGATCGAAGTGACCGGCGCGCGCCAGAAGATCGAGGCCGCGATCGACACCTTCAGCCAGTTCGGCGTTCGGGAGATCTCCCGGACGGGGACGACGGCGCTGGCCCGCGGGACCGACCAGACCGCGGCCAGTTCGACGGCACAGTCCGCCGACGAGGCGAACCACGAGCGACACCACTCACAGGTTGCTGACGATGACTGA
- the ilvB gene encoding biosynthetic-type acetolactate synthase large subunit, with amino-acid sequence MSERAAKVPPAEEEQDDDQITDSAAPDAATEDAAETESEGPEPVTSGAESVVRALENAGVEYAFGVQGGAIMPVYDALYDSDIRHVTMAHEQGAAHAADAYGIVSGEPGVCLATSGPGATNLVTGIADADMDSDPMVALTGQVPTEFVGNDAFQETDTTGVTTPITKDNTFASDSDTVGSDVSEAFALAGEGRPGPTLVDLPKDITKGETDREPDAPKVPDTYEVQERADPEIVDAAAERIENAARPVLMLGGGVIKGEASEACREFAIEHEIPVITTMPGLGSFPEDHELSLEMAGMHGTGYANMAITHCDTLIGIGTRFDDRLTGGIETFAPDAEVIHVDIDPAEISKNIHADYPLVGDAETVVEQLSEAVDTSPEAKKWRAQCQQWKSDYSMAYDAPEDEPVQPEFVVEALDEATSDRAIVTTGVGQHQMWACQYWTYTEPRTWVSSHGLGAMGYGLPSAIGARLAADDDQEVICVDGDGSFLMTLQGLSVAVRENLDITVAVLNNEYIGMVRQWQDAFFDGRHSASDYDWMPEFDKLAEAFGARGFRIDDYDEVADTIEEAVAYDGPSVIDVHIDPDANVYPMVPSGGDNGQFALAEDQL; translated from the coding sequence ATGAGCGAACGCGCAGCGAAGGTTCCGCCAGCGGAAGAGGAACAGGACGACGACCAAATTACCGACAGCGCCGCGCCCGACGCGGCCACCGAGGACGCCGCGGAGACCGAGTCCGAGGGACCGGAACCCGTCACTTCGGGTGCCGAGTCGGTCGTCCGAGCACTCGAGAACGCGGGCGTCGAGTACGCTTTCGGCGTGCAGGGCGGAGCGATCATGCCCGTCTACGACGCGCTGTACGACTCGGACATCCGCCACGTGACGATGGCCCACGAACAGGGCGCGGCCCACGCGGCCGACGCCTACGGCATCGTTTCCGGCGAGCCGGGCGTCTGCCTCGCGACGTCGGGGCCGGGCGCGACCAACCTGGTCACCGGCATCGCGGACGCAGACATGGACTCGGATCCGATGGTCGCGCTGACCGGCCAGGTCCCGACGGAGTTCGTCGGGAACGACGCCTTCCAGGAGACCGACACCACCGGCGTCACGACGCCGATCACGAAGGACAACACGTTCGCGAGCGACTCGGACACCGTCGGCAGCGACGTCAGCGAGGCGTTCGCGCTCGCCGGCGAGGGCCGACCGGGGCCGACCCTGGTCGATCTGCCGAAAGACATCACCAAGGGCGAGACGGACCGAGAGCCTGACGCTCCGAAGGTGCCCGACACCTACGAGGTGCAGGAACGGGCCGACCCGGAGATCGTCGATGCCGCGGCCGAGCGAATCGAAAACGCCGCCCGGCCGGTGTTGATGCTCGGCGGCGGCGTTATCAAGGGCGAGGCCAGCGAGGCCTGCCGCGAGTTCGCCATCGAACACGAGATCCCGGTCATCACGACGATGCCCGGGCTCGGCTCGTTCCCCGAGGATCACGAGCTGTCCCTCGAGATGGCGGGGATGCACGGCACCGGGTACGCCAACATGGCAATCACCCACTGTGACACCCTGATCGGGATCGGAACGCGATTCGACGACCGCCTCACCGGCGGCATCGAGACCTTCGCGCCCGACGCGGAGGTCATCCACGTCGACATCGACCCCGCGGAGATCTCGAAGAACATCCACGCTGACTACCCGCTGGTCGGGGACGCCGAAACCGTCGTCGAGCAGCTGAGCGAGGCCGTCGACACCTCGCCCGAAGCGAAGAAGTGGCGCGCGCAGTGCCAGCAGTGGAAATCCGACTACTCGATGGCCTACGACGCGCCCGAGGACGAGCCGGTTCAACCCGAATTCGTCGTCGAGGCGCTCGACGAAGCCACGAGCGACCGCGCGATCGTCACGACCGGCGTCGGCCAACACCAGATGTGGGCCTGCCAGTACTGGACCTACACCGAGCCTCGCACCTGGGTCTCGAGTCACGGCCTCGGCGCGATGGGCTACGGACTGCCCTCGGCGATCGGCGCGCGGCTCGCGGCCGACGACGATCAGGAAGTCATCTGCGTCGACGGCGACGGCTCGTTCCTGATGACGCTCCAGGGCCTGTCGGTCGCCGTTCGCGAGAATCTCGACATCACCGTCGCCGTGCTCAACAACGAGTACATCGGCATGGTCCGACAGTGGCAGGACGCCTTCTTCGACGGCCGTCACTCCGCGTCGGACTACGACTGGATGCCCGAGTTCGACAAGCTCGCCGAGGCCTTCGGCGCGCGCGGGTTCCGGATCGACGACTACGACGAGGTCGCCGACACGATCGAGGAAGCCGTCGCGTACGACGGCCCCTCTGTGATCGACGTCCACATCGATCCCGACGCGAACGTCTACCCGATGGTGCCGAGCGGCGGCGACAACGGCCAGTTCGCGCTGGCGGAGGATCAATTATGA
- a CDS encoding LeuA family protein: MNSTAHSDRFIYNVAPRVQIQCLHKTAHPLTTVRGVEFFQGTLDSTDEIESARVFDTTLRDGEQSPGTSFSYDDKRQIASVLDEMGTHVIEAGFPVNSDAEFEAVRDIASSTSSTTCGLARVVDGDIEAALDSGVEMVHTFVSTSDVQIEDSMHATREEVVQRAVESVERIKDAGVTCMFSPMDATRTDEAFLIDVIEAVTEAGTDWINIPDTCGVATPTRFRAMIEKVCAHTDARVDVHTHDDFGLATANALAGVEAGAAQAQVSVNSIGERAGNAAYEEYVMAIESLYQCDTGIDTTRITELSNLVEEKSGMDTPGNKPVVGANAFSHESGIHAAGVIENSDTFEPGVMTPEMVGAERRLVMGKHTGTHSVRERLVERGFEPTDDQVRAVTRRVKDYGAEKRRVTVDDLERFAEEADIERQHEEEEVRI, translated from the coding sequence ATGAACAGTACCGCCCACAGCGATAGGTTTATATATAACGTCGCACCTCGGGTTCAGATACAATGTCTTCACAAGACAGCCCATCCTCTGACAACAGTCAGGGGGGTCGAGTTCTTCCAGGGCACGTTAGATTCCACTGACGAAATAGAGTCAGCACGTGTCTTCGATACGACCCTCCGGGACGGCGAACAGTCGCCCGGCACATCGTTTTCCTACGACGACAAACGGCAGATCGCGTCCGTTCTGGACGAGATGGGAACCCACGTCATCGAGGCCGGGTTCCCCGTCAACTCCGACGCGGAGTTCGAGGCCGTTCGTGATATCGCTTCGTCCACCAGTTCGACGACCTGCGGGTTAGCCCGCGTCGTCGACGGTGACATCGAGGCGGCCCTCGATTCCGGCGTCGAGATGGTTCACACGTTCGTCAGCACCAGCGACGTCCAGATCGAGGATTCGATGCACGCCACCCGGGAGGAAGTCGTACAGCGCGCAGTCGAGTCGGTCGAGCGCATCAAAGACGCCGGCGTGACCTGTATGTTCTCGCCGATGGATGCGACGCGAACCGACGAGGCGTTCCTGATCGACGTGATCGAAGCGGTCACCGAGGCGGGAACCGACTGGATCAACATTCCCGACACCTGCGGCGTCGCGACGCCGACCCGATTCCGGGCCATGATCGAGAAGGTCTGTGCCCACACCGACGCGCGGGTCGACGTCCACACCCACGACGACTTCGGGCTGGCCACCGCCAACGCGCTGGCCGGCGTCGAAGCGGGCGCAGCGCAGGCGCAGGTGTCGGTCAACTCGATCGGCGAGCGCGCCGGCAACGCCGCCTACGAGGAGTACGTGATGGCCATCGAGTCGCTCTACCAGTGCGATACCGGTATCGACACGACGCGCATCACCGAGCTCTCGAACCTCGTCGAGGAGAAAAGCGGCATGGACACGCCGGGCAACAAGCCCGTCGTCGGTGCCAACGCCTTCTCACACGAGAGCGGCATCCACGCCGCCGGCGTCATCGAGAACTCCGACACCTTCGAACCCGGCGTCATGACTCCCGAGATGGTCGGTGCCGAACGCCGACTGGTCATGGGGAAACACACCGGAACGCACTCGGTCCGCGAGCGACTCGTCGAGCGCGGCTTCGAGCCAACGGACGACCAGGTCCGGGCAGTCACCCGCCGCGTCAAAGACTACGGGGCCGAGAAGCGCCGGGTCACGGTCGACGACCTCGAGCGTTTCGCCGAGGAAGCTGATATCGAGCGTCAGCACGAGGAGGAGGAGGTGCGGATCTGA
- a CDS encoding ferritin-like domain-containing protein: MTTDEITDLLTGAYIDELETVMNYQTNAIVLDGIHAEEVKTSLEEDIQEELDHARMLGERLKQLDESPPGSESFEANQHSLQPPEDTTDVQSVIEGVLEAEEDAIETYRSLIEAATEANDPVTEDVAVTILADEEAHRTEFRGFQKEFPMD; this comes from the coding sequence ATGACGACCGACGAGATCACAGACCTGCTGACCGGCGCGTACATCGACGAACTCGAGACCGTGATGAACTACCAGACCAACGCGATCGTCCTCGACGGAATCCACGCCGAGGAGGTCAAAACGAGCCTCGAGGAGGACATCCAGGAGGAACTCGACCACGCGCGGATGCTCGGCGAGCGCCTGAAGCAACTCGACGAATCGCCGCCGGGCTCGGAGTCCTTCGAGGCCAACCAGCACAGCCTCCAGCCGCCCGAAGACACGACCGACGTCCAGTCGGTCATCGAGGGGGTCCTCGAGGCCGAAGAGGACGCCATCGAGACCTACCGGTCGCTGATCGAGGCCGCGACCGAGGCGAACGATCCCGTCACGGAGGACGTGGCGGTGACGATCCTCGCGGACGAGGAGGCTCACCGGACCGAGTTCCGCGGGTTCCAGAAGGAGTTCCCGATGGACTGA
- a CDS encoding DUF5779 family protein, protein MSDFDLDLRAVEEHIDDELELEGSIILGVLDGETPADEWLEAISKGNVLVLCVEGDVNELAAGFARDVREADGNLVHFRGFLLVTPPGVDVNTDRL, encoded by the coding sequence ATGAGCGACTTCGACCTCGACCTTCGGGCCGTCGAGGAACACATCGACGACGAACTCGAGCTCGAAGGGAGCATCATCCTCGGCGTATTGGACGGAGAAACACCGGCCGACGAGTGGCTCGAAGCGATCTCGAAGGGGAACGTGCTGGTACTTTGTGTTGAGGGCGATGTCAACGAGCTGGCTGCCGGATTCGCACGGGATGTCAGGGAAGCGGACGGAAACCTCGTCCACTTCCGGGGCTTTCTGCTCGTGACGCCGCCGGGCGTAGACGTGAATACGGACCGGCTGTGA
- a CDS encoding AbrB/MazE/SpoVT family DNA-binding domain-containing protein, producing the protein MVTVDSKGRVVLPKEVRNRLGIAPGTEVEIREENGKTVVEPEDDPGRIVDDLERLDGVATEIVLSGGEVETLNEYLGY; encoded by the coding sequence ATGGTCACGGTCGATTCGAAAGGGCGAGTCGTTCTCCCGAAAGAGGTACGGAATCGCCTCGGGATCGCGCCGGGAACCGAAGTCGAAATCCGCGAGGAGAACGGAAAGACGGTCGTCGAACCGGAAGACGATCCCGGCCGGATCGTCGACGATCTCGAACGGCTCGACGGAGTGGCTACCGAAATAGTGCTCTCCGGCGGAGAGGTCGAAACGCTGAACGAGTATCTGGGTTACTGA